Below is a window of Fusobacterium sp. DNA.
TTCTTAACCACTGCCAGTATTACCTGATTTTCTCTTCCTTCCATTTTGTTACCTCCTGTTTTATTTTTGTTATACATATATGATACTATACCCAGTCAGGATTAAACAGTGATTCAATGTTATCCTTTGTGACAGATTGTGAAGCCTGAAATTATTCCAGAAGAAAAATTAAACTTTTAGTATAAATTAAAATGCTTGGTCCTATTCTCCTGTAGAGAAGATCTCCCCCATCTACTTTGTCATAGATGGTATTTTTATGCCTTTTTAAATATTTTGCCACTTCCTCAATTGTTGCCCATTCCCCAAGAGATGCTGCCATTTCCTGTGAAAGTGCTTTATTTA
It encodes the following:
- a CDS encoding helix-turn-helix domain-containing protein, whose product is MDREEYIYRKLESLSPLNKALSQEMAASLGEWATIEEVAKYLKRHKNTIYDKVDGGDLLYRRIGPSILIYTKSLIFLLE